One genomic region from Bactrocera tryoni isolate S06 chromosome 3, CSIRO_BtryS06_freeze2, whole genome shotgun sequence encodes:
- the LOC120772050 gene encoding dynein light chain Tctex-type protein 2B isoform X2: MDVGGERRGSLKSATGRRLSAAFTVPQARPVLKYLPTYRLDPKYPLNKEVCEKIMRTVMDNAFENFMYSPKTSLTLCAQISEEIKNRIKAQHFDRYRYICVVTIGEKVMQGYCSLVNFLWDAEKDGYISYVYDTPKFFGIATLYYLYYD; encoded by the exons ATGGATGTTGGTGGAGAG CGACGTGGTTCCCTGAAATCGGCGACTGGACGTAGATTAAGTGCGGCATTCACAGTTCCTCAAGCGCGG CCAGTTTTGAAGTATTTGCCCACATATCGTCTGGATCCAAAGTATCCGCTAAATAAAGAAGTATGCGAGAAAATTATGCGCACCGTGATGGACAATGCattcgaaaattttatgtattcgCCCAAAACGTCACTAACATTGTGTGCACAAATCAGCGAAGAGATTAAGAATCGAATTAAAGCGCAACACTTTGATCG TTACCGTTACATTTGTGTCGTGACCATCGGTGAAAAGGTAATGCAAGGATACTGTTCGCTGGTAAATTTTCTTTGGGATGCAGAAAAGGATGGTTACATTTCCTACGTTTATGATACACCAAAATTTTTCGGTATCGCCACACTTTACTACCTTTATTATGATTAG
- the LOC120772050 gene encoding dynein light chain Tctex-type protein 2B isoform X1: MAENWSNLVNLCLGQAREERRGSLKSATGRRLSAAFTVPQARPVLKYLPTYRLDPKYPLNKEVCEKIMRTVMDNAFENFMYSPKTSLTLCAQISEEIKNRIKAQHFDRYRYICVVTIGEKVMQGYCSLVNFLWDAEKDGYISYVYDTPKFFGIATLYYLYYD, translated from the exons ATGGCAGAGAATTGGTCTAACCTCGTAAACTTGTGTCTAGGTCAGGCACGCGAAGAG CGACGTGGTTCCCTGAAATCGGCGACTGGACGTAGATTAAGTGCGGCATTCACAGTTCCTCAAGCGCGG CCAGTTTTGAAGTATTTGCCCACATATCGTCTGGATCCAAAGTATCCGCTAAATAAAGAAGTATGCGAGAAAATTATGCGCACCGTGATGGACAATGCattcgaaaattttatgtattcgCCCAAAACGTCACTAACATTGTGTGCACAAATCAGCGAAGAGATTAAGAATCGAATTAAAGCGCAACACTTTGATCG TTACCGTTACATTTGTGTCGTGACCATCGGTGAAAAGGTAATGCAAGGATACTGTTCGCTGGTAAATTTTCTTTGGGATGCAGAAAAGGATGGTTACATTTCCTACGTTTATGATACACCAAAATTTTTCGGTATCGCCACACTTTACTACCTTTATTATGATTAG
- the LOC120772050 gene encoding dynein light chain Tctex-type protein 2B isoform X3: protein MPLSQQSSSVSSPLSMCLQPVLKYLPTYRLDPKYPLNKEVCEKIMRTVMDNAFENFMYSPKTSLTLCAQISEEIKNRIKAQHFDRYRYICVVTIGEKVMQGYCSLVNFLWDAEKDGYISYVYDTPKFFGIATLYYLYYD from the exons ATGCCTTTGTCACAACAAAGCAGCAGTGTAAGCTCACCACTATCTATGTGTTTGCAGCCAGTTTTGAAGTATTTGCCCACATATCGTCTGGATCCAAAGTATCCGCTAAATAAAGAAGTATGCGAGAAAATTATGCGCACCGTGATGGACAATGCattcgaaaattttatgtattcgCCCAAAACGTCACTAACATTGTGTGCACAAATCAGCGAAGAGATTAAGAATCGAATTAAAGCGCAACACTTTGATCG TTACCGTTACATTTGTGTCGTGACCATCGGTGAAAAGGTAATGCAAGGATACTGTTCGCTGGTAAATTTTCTTTGGGATGCAGAAAAGGATGGTTACATTTCCTACGTTTATGATACACCAAAATTTTTCGGTATCGCCACACTTTACTACCTTTATTATGATTAG
- the LOC120770928 gene encoding RNA-binding protein spenito isoform X1, with the protein MKRSASGDSPTRTNHLGRSSHGRTIMGRGYDNGSGVPGDSPERMSPDRLRRRIGRSPSPRARYGVSPHREEYLRGPPPVAERPTYKVLCVSALHPKASDDFIKETLYREYKKFGDFSIRISHDLDERVAYVCFRTSEDAREAKHHKPRIVLYDKMALVEPVYESSSHNEYRPRGRSITPPDYDRYHYPRSPMGPTGPIEHRRPPIDPYDRYGPPMHPHGRSREYRGPIHHEYPLPPRGPPMHRVPPHMHGPPPPHQYAPMRHMGPRPHVPYEKPESKKDKFPNYLHHVQPEDDPLATRTLFAGNLEVNISDEELRRIFGKYGIVDDIDIKRPPPGTGNAFAFVRYQNLDMAHRAKIELSGQYIGKFQCKIGYGKVTPATRIWIGGLGAWTSVTQLEREFDRFGVIKKIEYQKGETCAYIQYETIEAASAAVKEMRGFPLGGPERRLRTDFAELPGTTPAAPFKSKSYDEAPEYRRPEYDYHYEETPHYAPRGGYAPYPPRGGYRGRGGYRGRGRGSYHVYHNDVHRPIHGSSTSSMPPPAGAEDEWRRPPGDSYERARSGSREPGADRSRSRSPHKRAHSPESDSDSSSRRNGALSTARTLPDISRKCTVVWQGALILKSSLFPAKFHMTDGDADIVDSLMRDEEGKHNLRITQRLRLDPPKLEDVQKRISSSSSHAIFLGLASSAATTLEDSSVQTRPLRNLVSYLKQKEAAGVISLLNKDTEATGVLYAFPPCDFSTELLKRTCQSVTEEGLKEDHLVVVVVRGGTA; encoded by the exons ATGAAACGCAGTGCTTCAGGAGATTCACCAACCAGGACCAATCATTTAGGAAGATCTTCTCACGGTAGAACTATTATGGGTCGCGGATATGATAATGGTAGCGGAGTTCCAGGCGATTCTCCCGAACGCATGTCTCCAGATCGCCTACGACGTCGGATAGGAAGGTCACCAAGTCCACGAGCACGTTATGGTGTTTCACCCCATCGTGAAGAATATTTACGCGGGCCTCCACCAGTGGCGGAAAGACCAACGTACAAAGTGCTATGTGTTAGTGCTTTGCATCCTAAAGCTTCCGACGATTTCATTAAGGAAACCTTGTATCGTGAATACAAGAAATTCGGTGACTTCAGCATTCGTATATCTCATGATTTGGACGAACGTGTTGCTTACGTTTGTTTTAGAACGTCTGAGGATGCTCGTGAAGCAAAACATCATAAACCGCGTATTGTATTGTATGATAAAATGGCATTAGTGGAACCAGTTTACGAATCTTCTTCACATAATGAATACAG GCCTCGTGGACGTTCGATAACTCCCCCTGACTACGATCGATATCATTATCCACGTTCGCCTATGGGCCCGACTGGTCCAATAGAACATCGTCGACCACCGATCGATCCGTATGACCGTTATGGACCACCCATGCATCCGCATGGTCGTTCACGGGAATATCGTGGACCAATTCATCACGAATATCCACTTCCCCCACGGGGCCCACCAATGCATCGTGTGCCACCACATATGCATGGACCACCGCCCCCACATCAGTATGCACCTATGCGTCATATGGGACCTCGTCCACATGTTCCATATGAGAAGCCCGAAAGCAAGAAAGATAAATTTCCTAATTATTTGCATCATGTGCAACCAGAAGACGACCCACTTGCAACAAGGACTCTATTTGCTGGTAATTTAGAAGTGAATATTTCGGATGAAGAGTTGCGTCGTATATTCGGTAAATACGGTATTGTTGATGATATCGATATAAAGCGACCCCCACCAGGTACTGGTAATGCTTTTGCTTTCGTACGTTATCAAAATCTGGATATGGCACATCGTGCTAAAATAGAGCTTTCCGGTCAATATATTGGAAAGTTCCAATGTAAAATTGGTTATGGTAAAGTAACACCAGCTACTCGTATATGGATCGGTGGTCTAGGTGCTTGGACTTCTGTAACACAATTGGAACGGGAATTTGATCGTTTTGGTGTCATAAAGAAAATAGAATACCAAAAAGGCGAgacatgtgcatatatacaatatGAAACCATCGAGGCAGCCTCTGCTGCAGTGAAAGAAATGCGCGGTTTTCCTTTGGGTGGACCAGAGCGTCGTTTGCGTACTGATTTTGCTGAATTACCTGGAACTACTCCAGCTGCACCATTTAAATCAAAGAGCTATGATGAGGCACCTGAATATAGGCGTCCAGAGTATGACTATCATTATGAAGAGACACCACATTATGCTCCACGAGGTGGGTATGCACCTTATCCACCACGAGGTGGTTATAGGGGTCGCGGTGGCTACCGCGGTCGTGGACGTGGTTCATACCATGTCTATCATAATGATGTGCATCGTCCAATTCATGGCAGTTCTACATCGTCGATGCCACCACCTGCTGGAGCTGAAGATGAATGGCGTCGTCCGCCAGGCGATTCATATGAGCGAGCACGTTCTGGTTCACGTGAGCCCGGTGCTGATCGTTCACGTTCACGCTCCCCTCACAAACGCGCACATTCACCCGAGTCGGACTCGGATTCTTCTTCACGTCGAAACGGTGCTTTGAGTACCGCACGTACTCTGCCTGATATTTCCCGTAAGTGCACTGTTGTATGGCAGGGCGCACTCATACTAAAGAGTTCACTATTTCCGGCTAAATTCCATATGACGGATGGAGACGCGGATATTGTCGACTCCTTAATGCGCGACGAAGAAGGAAAACATAACTTGCGTATTACGCAGCGTTTGCGTCTCGATCCACCGAAATTGGAGGATGTGCAAAAACGCATTAGCTCATCATCGTCACATGCAATATTTTTAGGTTTAGCTTCATCAGCTGCAACCACTCTGGAGGATAGTAGCGTACAAACGCGTCCACTACGAAATTTAGTGTCGTATTTAAAGCAAAAGGAAGCTGCCGGTGTTATCTCACTGTTGAACAAAGATACTGAAGCCACTGGAGTGCTATACGCTTTCCCACCATGTGACTTTTCTACGGAACTACTGAAGCGTACATGCCAGAGTGTAACTGAAGAGGGTCTAAAGGAAGATCATCTTGTGGTAGTAGTTGTAAGAGGTGGAACTGCTTAA
- the LOC120770928 gene encoding RNA-binding protein spenito isoform X2 → MGRGYDNGSGVPGDSPERMSPDRLRRRIGRSPSPRARYGVSPHREEYLRGPPPVAERPTYKVLCVSALHPKASDDFIKETLYREYKKFGDFSIRISHDLDERVAYVCFRTSEDAREAKHHKPRIVLYDKMALVEPVYESSSHNEYRPRGRSITPPDYDRYHYPRSPMGPTGPIEHRRPPIDPYDRYGPPMHPHGRSREYRGPIHHEYPLPPRGPPMHRVPPHMHGPPPPHQYAPMRHMGPRPHVPYEKPESKKDKFPNYLHHVQPEDDPLATRTLFAGNLEVNISDEELRRIFGKYGIVDDIDIKRPPPGTGNAFAFVRYQNLDMAHRAKIELSGQYIGKFQCKIGYGKVTPATRIWIGGLGAWTSVTQLEREFDRFGVIKKIEYQKGETCAYIQYETIEAASAAVKEMRGFPLGGPERRLRTDFAELPGTTPAAPFKSKSYDEAPEYRRPEYDYHYEETPHYAPRGGYAPYPPRGGYRGRGGYRGRGRGSYHVYHNDVHRPIHGSSTSSMPPPAGAEDEWRRPPGDSYERARSGSREPGADRSRSRSPHKRAHSPESDSDSSSRRNGALSTARTLPDISRKCTVVWQGALILKSSLFPAKFHMTDGDADIVDSLMRDEEGKHNLRITQRLRLDPPKLEDVQKRISSSSSHAIFLGLASSAATTLEDSSVQTRPLRNLVSYLKQKEAAGVISLLNKDTEATGVLYAFPPCDFSTELLKRTCQSVTEEGLKEDHLVVVVVRGGTA, encoded by the exons ATGGGTCGCGGATATGATAATGGTAGCGGAGTTCCAGGCGATTCTCCCGAACGCATGTCTCCAGATCGCCTACGACGTCGGATAGGAAGGTCACCAAGTCCACGAGCACGTTATGGTGTTTCACCCCATCGTGAAGAATATTTACGCGGGCCTCCACCAGTGGCGGAAAGACCAACGTACAAAGTGCTATGTGTTAGTGCTTTGCATCCTAAAGCTTCCGACGATTTCATTAAGGAAACCTTGTATCGTGAATACAAGAAATTCGGTGACTTCAGCATTCGTATATCTCATGATTTGGACGAACGTGTTGCTTACGTTTGTTTTAGAACGTCTGAGGATGCTCGTGAAGCAAAACATCATAAACCGCGTATTGTATTGTATGATAAAATGGCATTAGTGGAACCAGTTTACGAATCTTCTTCACATAATGAATACAG GCCTCGTGGACGTTCGATAACTCCCCCTGACTACGATCGATATCATTATCCACGTTCGCCTATGGGCCCGACTGGTCCAATAGAACATCGTCGACCACCGATCGATCCGTATGACCGTTATGGACCACCCATGCATCCGCATGGTCGTTCACGGGAATATCGTGGACCAATTCATCACGAATATCCACTTCCCCCACGGGGCCCACCAATGCATCGTGTGCCACCACATATGCATGGACCACCGCCCCCACATCAGTATGCACCTATGCGTCATATGGGACCTCGTCCACATGTTCCATATGAGAAGCCCGAAAGCAAGAAAGATAAATTTCCTAATTATTTGCATCATGTGCAACCAGAAGACGACCCACTTGCAACAAGGACTCTATTTGCTGGTAATTTAGAAGTGAATATTTCGGATGAAGAGTTGCGTCGTATATTCGGTAAATACGGTATTGTTGATGATATCGATATAAAGCGACCCCCACCAGGTACTGGTAATGCTTTTGCTTTCGTACGTTATCAAAATCTGGATATGGCACATCGTGCTAAAATAGAGCTTTCCGGTCAATATATTGGAAAGTTCCAATGTAAAATTGGTTATGGTAAAGTAACACCAGCTACTCGTATATGGATCGGTGGTCTAGGTGCTTGGACTTCTGTAACACAATTGGAACGGGAATTTGATCGTTTTGGTGTCATAAAGAAAATAGAATACCAAAAAGGCGAgacatgtgcatatatacaatatGAAACCATCGAGGCAGCCTCTGCTGCAGTGAAAGAAATGCGCGGTTTTCCTTTGGGTGGACCAGAGCGTCGTTTGCGTACTGATTTTGCTGAATTACCTGGAACTACTCCAGCTGCACCATTTAAATCAAAGAGCTATGATGAGGCACCTGAATATAGGCGTCCAGAGTATGACTATCATTATGAAGAGACACCACATTATGCTCCACGAGGTGGGTATGCACCTTATCCACCACGAGGTGGTTATAGGGGTCGCGGTGGCTACCGCGGTCGTGGACGTGGTTCATACCATGTCTATCATAATGATGTGCATCGTCCAATTCATGGCAGTTCTACATCGTCGATGCCACCACCTGCTGGAGCTGAAGATGAATGGCGTCGTCCGCCAGGCGATTCATATGAGCGAGCACGTTCTGGTTCACGTGAGCCCGGTGCTGATCGTTCACGTTCACGCTCCCCTCACAAACGCGCACATTCACCCGAGTCGGACTCGGATTCTTCTTCACGTCGAAACGGTGCTTTGAGTACCGCACGTACTCTGCCTGATATTTCCCGTAAGTGCACTGTTGTATGGCAGGGCGCACTCATACTAAAGAGTTCACTATTTCCGGCTAAATTCCATATGACGGATGGAGACGCGGATATTGTCGACTCCTTAATGCGCGACGAAGAAGGAAAACATAACTTGCGTATTACGCAGCGTTTGCGTCTCGATCCACCGAAATTGGAGGATGTGCAAAAACGCATTAGCTCATCATCGTCACATGCAATATTTTTAGGTTTAGCTTCATCAGCTGCAACCACTCTGGAGGATAGTAGCGTACAAACGCGTCCACTACGAAATTTAGTGTCGTATTTAAAGCAAAAGGAAGCTGCCGGTGTTATCTCACTGTTGAACAAAGATACTGAAGCCACTGGAGTGCTATACGCTTTCCCACCATGTGACTTTTCTACGGAACTACTGAAGCGTACATGCCAGAGTGTAACTGAAGAGGGTCTAAAGGAAGATCATCTTGTGGTAGTAGTTGTAAGAGGTGGAACTGCTTAA
- the LOC120771479 gene encoding uncharacterized protein LOC120771479: MRKYHQLLLVIISCISIIVLLTYKSENSRLKDVLSAVHFFSRKDADELRLLNNFTAAEDDIIDFNRPLPVWQLIGDSFHAYASYYQRNDLVSSGGEVLTLVTGKTGAAVNFRCKAHYDDGRDIQGKFRFQHMNQEDNTDAVSTNYVFYCRLKNDLGEPNSIVYTDLTGDGSNANRKLRLRFVKSAQGSNVPQTQVAICLDLVSFNMSSSFGKSYSKLIEFFIHHYVVGINQFIVYNGDELTEILLQKLMKHKNIHLQLLPFNFPFANKNNTSNLRELIKTDCLLRSMHKAKYVTLLEPNEFFFPNAKLSDDNSVLYSLNSYSTSETIYELQTYSVCIDGKNELLSNNSFYDPEVVQPHKINIFRPVVPSSSISSTTNLAPSLAFAHRYTDCVHVGNDGLHMLQNLLRQDFMNNLIKIRKEVRELMYN; encoded by the coding sequence ATGCGTAAATATCACCAGCTTTTGTTAGTTATAATTTCTTGTATTAGCATAATTGTCTTGCTCACATATAAGAGTGAAAATTCACGTTTAAAAGATGTTCTAAGTGCTGTGCACTTCTTTAGCCGCAAGGATGCGGATGAATTGCGATTATTGAATAACTTCACAGCAGCGGAGGACGATATCATTGATTTTAATCGACCATTGCCAGTCTGGCAGCTGATAGGAGACTCGTTTCATGCATACGCCTCTTATTATCAACGCAACGATCTTGTGTCTTCCGGCGGAGAAGTTTTAACGCTTGTAACCGGTAAAACAGGGGCAGCAGTAAATTTTCGCTGTAAAGCACATTACGACGATGGACGCGATATTCAAGGCAAATTCCGATTTCAACACATGAATCAAGAAGACAACACCGATGCTGTATCtacaaattatgtattttattgtcGTCTTAAAAATGACTTAGGAGAACCAAATAGCATAGTTTATACCGATCTGACTGGTGATGGCAGTAATGCGAATCGCAAGTTACGGttacgttttgtaaaaagtgcaCAAGGAAGTAATGTACCACAAACACAGGTGGCTATTTGCCTGGATTTAGTCTCATTTAATATGAGCAGTAGTTTCGGCAAAAGTTATTCGAAATTAATTGAATTCTTTATACATCATTATGTTGTTGGCATCAACCAGTTTATCGTTTACAATGGTGATGAACTAACCGAAATACTTTTACAAAAGCTtatgaaacataaaaatatacatttacaaTTGTTGCCTTTCAATTTCccatttgcaaacaaaaataatacatcTAATTTGCGTGAACTCATTAAAACAGATTGCTTACTGCGTAGCATGCACAAAGCAAAATATGTTACTTTGCTAGAACCAAACGAATTTTTCTTTCCAAATGCCAAACTAAGTGACGACAATTCTGTACTATATTCATTGAATTCATATAGTACCTCTGAGACTATATATGAGTTACAAACTTACTCAGTTTGTATTGATGGAAAGAATGAACTACTTTCAAATAATAGCTTTTATGATCCAGAAGTGGTGCAGCCACACAAGATAAACATTTTCAGACCTGTGGTCCCTTCTTCCTCTATAAGTAGTACTACTAATTTGGCTCCGTCATTAGCTTTTGCTCATAGATACACCGACTGCGTACATGTAGGAAATGATGGCCTACATATGTTGCAAAACTTGCTGCGTCAAgatttcatgaataatttgattaaaattagaaaagaaGTACGAGAATTAATGTATAATTAA
- the LOC120771480 gene encoding NSFL1 cofactor p47: MSNNDELIAQFIEISGGDENIARFYLASSNWSLEDALSNFLGNQVDGEGVNDEQPTERNSGGANIEPAPTNSSSRVRSETGAADSFTKKSSDKPKVATLNDMTKRTSNEEEGQAFYAGGSERSGQQVLGPPKRKNFREQLTDMFRMAQEHNTGESASTSTGQSTGAVQWGQGVRLGMTDTDHSVVGSQQDDANATGEKRPIVVLKLWSQGFSIDDGELRLYDDPENKEFLETVMRGEIPHELFEMGWVVNVDVEDHRHEDYKRKTVPPKFKGSGHTLGSPTPNVEGAASTAPASNTAKPTTAVNVKEDESAAKANLKIDSSQPTTTLQIRLADGSRLTAQFNLNHTVADIHRYITNARPQYAEGNFRLVSSFPTRELTDEAATIELAGLKNASIMQRLN; encoded by the exons ATGTCTAACAACGATGAATTGATAGcacaatttattgaaataagcGGTGGAGATGAAAATATCGCCAGATTTTATTTAGCAAGTTCCAATTGGTCGCTAGAG GATGCACTTTCCAATTTTCTTGGCAATCAAGTTGATGGAGAGGGTGTAAACGATGAACAACCAACTGAACGAAATTCAGGTGGAGCGAATATTGAACCAGCACCTACAAATTCAAGTAGTCGGGTGCGATCAGAAACCGGTGCCGCAGACAGTTTTACTAAGAAAAGCTCAGATAAGCCAAA AGTAGCAACACTAAATGATATGACAAAGCGTACATCTAATGAGGAAGAGGGACAAGCGTTCTATGCTGGTGGTTCCGAACGTTCAGGCCAGCAAGTTTTAGGACCACCAAAACGTAAGAATTTCCGCGAACAGTTAACTGACATGTTTCGAATGGCACAAGAACACAACACCGGCGAATCTGCTAGTACTTCAACCGGTCAATCAACTGGCGCTGTACAATGGGGTCAAGGTGTACGGTTGGGCATGACCGATACAGACCATTCTGTCGTAGGTTCGCAGCAGGATGATGCTAATGCAACGGGAGAGAAGAGACCTATTGTTGTGCTGAAATTATGGAGCCAAGGTTTCTCCATTGATGATGGTGAACTACGTCTATATGATGATCCCGAAAATAAAGAGTTCTTAGAAACTGTCATGCGCgg TGAAATACCTCATGAATTATTTGAAATGGGATGGGTTGTTAATGTTGACGTGGAGGATCATCGCCACGAGGATTATAAAAGGAAGACAGTCCCACCTAAATTTAAAGGTTCCGGTCACACATTGGGAAG TCCCACACCAAACGTTGAGGGAGCAGCATCAACAGCACCAGCTTCAAATACtgcaaaaccaacaacagcTGTTAATGTTAAAGAGGATGAAAGCGCCGCTAAAGCAAACCTTAAGATTGATTCTTCTCAGCCAACAACGACGTTACAAATACGTCTAGCCGACGGTTCTCGTTTAACCGCCCAATTCAATCTCAATCACACAGTTGCTGATATACATCGCTACATaactaa TGCCAGACCACAATATGCGGAGGGTAATTTTAGGTTAGTGTCCTCATTCCCAACCCGTGAACTTACGGATGAAGCTGCAACGATTGAATTAGCTGGTCTAAAGAATGCGTCAATAATGCAGCGACTGAACTAA